A window of Toxotes jaculatrix isolate fToxJac2 chromosome 11, fToxJac2.pri, whole genome shotgun sequence genomic DNA:
CGTGTAGAAGTTGAGTCAAgttgataattttttttatcctcagaAAAAGTGATAGAACTTCCAAATAACCTTCAAGTGGTTCGCAGTAGGTGAGCCTTGCATGGGAAAATTTCTGATTGAGGTGAGAATGAGGTCTGTTACGTGGTTGCAAAGGAGATGAGTGAAATAGAGGGATAAAGATGAACAGCACTCACGTTGTTTTGTCCCACTTATTAATAATGAGGTACATCTCGTAGAACTTTCCCTGGGGGATTGTGCCAGGAGGGACCAGCAGACTCACACCTAAGGGAGAAGGCATCATGTCTTATGTGTGATTAACATGTCATTGCTTCACAGTAGGAGAATACAAATCTTTCCATTTATGGATGAAAagacagttgtgtgtgtgagttgtttGTTGTTACCTGTGTTTGGGATGGTGAGGCGTCCTCCCAAGTTACCCAGGGTGGCACTGGTGCTAAGCCCAGGCTCTCTGGAAAGCGTGTGACTGTGGTACTCTCGCTCTCTACCCACAGTGCCCACCGACTTCAGGCTGAGGATCTCCCCGTCACCTGAGCCCATGTCAGCAGGGAGCTCCAGggaggaaagagtggaggagTTGTACACCTTGATCTTGAGACTGGGCAAGGGGTCCAGCAGGGGAGAGGTGGTCATGGGGATTTTGTGAGGGCTATCGTTGACCCCCTGCTGCAGGGAGAAGAGCGGTCCACGAAAAGCACCCGCTGTGGCTGTCAGATCTGGTGGAGCTGAGGGGTGCAGAGGGTGAGGGTTatctgcagaaacaggaaaagagatGAGCTGTTCTCTTATCACCAGAAATGACAGAGGCAGGGCTGAGAGTGCTAAAAGTGACGCGAGTGAAATGGATTAATGTTGCTAATTAATATTTGATGGCGAGAACAAGAGAAGGGATACCGTAACAAAggcttaaaatgtaaaaaatgtaatgCAGTTAGGAACAGAGAATTGACTAAGCGAGAGGAGATAACAGCATAAAGAGAATTAATTTATGGGATGTTATAAATAGCAGTGTGATAATGAAATGAATTGTGAAAAAGTTCTCCTATGAAGATgagtaaaaacaagaaaagttgtgaaaacaaacaatgatAAAAGGAGaagtgaaatgagaaatgtattgaataatgtgtgtgtgtgaactcacCCTGTCTGGGAGGCTTGTAGTTGCCAGGGTGGAAGGCGGTGGTGAGAGCAGATGAAGAATCGGTGATATCTCCGTGGAGATGGCGGCGTCTGCGGCGATATGCCAGCCCTCCCACGCACAGTGCCAggatcacacacagcagcagggcCACCACCAGACCGGCATAGACTGCTACACCCATACTTGGGGCCAGTGCTGGAAAAAGGGCATAATGACACACATCGTAAAGAGACACATATGaaagcaaacagacacaaatgcaAGGGAAACACAAGGGGAAAGAAAACATAATTCATGAGGTATCATCTGATTAACTGCACATCCATCACTGCGGGAAGTAGCATAGATTAGTCATTGTAGTCTAAGTTAGTGCTGAAAAGATTAGgcgattaattgattagtcaaccATCAGACTATAAAATACAATTCTGATGATCAAGTAATCTTTCTTCAGCTACTAAAATGAGAGAATTCCCACATCGTTGTATCATTGTCAATTTGGGGTTTGGACTATTGatcggacaaaacaagcaataaagatgtcaccttgggtGCCACGGGGGGATTGTGATGGAATTTTTGATTATGTGTTCTAACACTGACATGTCTGACTACCTGACTAAtcaaaaaataatcaacaaattaatcagtgatgaaaatagttgcagcccttttttttaaaggataagtttacattttttcacGTCTATCTTATGACAAAACCAACATGCCCATTAGTGCATTAAATGAGATATCTGTCACTTTAATTTCGTCTCATGTCTATACTGAGTACAGTTATTCTGTTATTCTGAGTACAGTGTTGTTTTAAGATAGTTATTCTGAGTACAGTGTTGTTTTAAGatagataaaaaaaagtgaatttattCTTTAACTATGGCAGTATCCCTGCTAGGCCATACTGGTTGTCAAGTCTGATGATAGTTACAGCTACATCTCTTTGGATAAAAGAGATCATTCAGTAGAGCAACATTAATAAACCTGCTCCTAATAGCCTGCAAGGGGAGTATCATATGCAGTGGAAGGGGGCTTGTTTGGCCTCAACTTCACCTGCACCCCCTGTTGGGCTCCCTCTTTTTTCACCTGATGGGTGATTGATTGTTAGTGGTCAGCAGGCCCAACAAAACCTGCTTAGTCCTGACTCCCCAACACTAGCAGAGCCAGACCCAACCGAGACACGTGAGCCAGTCACACCGCAGCagaaaagagggggagacaAGGAGAGAGTTTGGCGGGTGACaaagaggaattaaaaaaaaggcgTAGTCAGGCTGGataaacagaagagaagagagctAGGGGAGAGGCAATTTGGCAAAAGGGACAGTAAGAAGTTAGATAAGGTTGTGATTTgttgagaggacagagggattATAAgtgtggtggagaggagggaggagataaGGATAGCAGTGCTTGAGGAAAAGGCTGTGTtaaaagagcaggagagagtggGGAAGAAGTTGGAGGAAACCACAgacactgcagagcagcagtgagagTGGAAGAcggggtggaggagagggaagcCGGAGGCAGACAGGCTGGCAGAGGAGAGCTCCCATGCTCACGTGGCGCGAGGGAACTGAATCCGACAGCCGTCCGCACTTATTACCAGAAACGGAACAATAGCGAATTAGGTGCATTACCGTGGCTGCTCTCCCCTGAGCCCACGTCACATTGAGCTAGAGGAATTACCATCACTTCAAATGTAAACTATATCACAGATTAACTGAAAGTCATACAGAAATCAACTGTGTTTCTCCTGCAAGTGCTATGCTTCCACTGCACAGCCTCCAGATCAAAGAGACATGTCATTTTGCTCCCTCCATGACAGAGCTGGAagatttttcctctctgtcatgtttttggTCAATTTGGCGAATTATACCAACATTAATTAATCTGTTTCTtgtcattttatcttttttttttttcaatgcagCAATGTGCTAACGTGATGACAGCTCAGAAACCCATGCCACGCTTAGTCAACATAATAGACAAGATGGGAAAACAGCATTCATAAGCCAGCTGGACAAGAAGGTGAGCCCAGTCTTCACTGAACTCGATCTGAGATGACAACAAGGTGTGGATGGACAGACTCAACATAAAACGCTGCACGCAATCAGATCCACGTGCCGACACAGATGTTAGGAGTCCTAATCTGTACgagcacacaaacagacacacatacagcacaaaCAGTGTGAAGCAGGGAAAGAGTGTAGTCATGGGAAGGTGAACTTACGATGGCTTGCATGTTCAATAGAAATCTTTTTATCTGTttgaacaggagaaaaaaaacaagagaagaagaaaagaaaaaaaacacaaaacataaaaatggatGGACTATTCATTATGCAAATGAAAGATACAATAGCATAATACAAAGCTGAAACTGCAAAGTAAACAACAGCTCATctatatgaaaatatgaatgtaaacataaaaggCATACTGCAAGCAAGAAAACATACTTTATATCTCAACAATAATAgcttctcttctggaaatgtgTGAGAATGTGCAGCATTGTGGAATGAAGTTGAGCATAATTGTTTATATAATGTATGGTGCGatgaaaaatgagaataaaagcCTTTTAGAAATGGGTGTGAAAGAGCTAAGGATCATCTGGACGACAGTGGCAAAGTTAAAGACAGTTCTGAAAATGAACAAGGTCACTGGTGTTGTGTGGAACATGAGGGAGACAACGCAGACTGAAACCATGTCTTTACACACCCCATAGGGTATGTTATCACCTTCatcttgtgaaaaaaaaaacaaaacatctctgTCCTGACGGGAACAGTCTCCTCCTAGATAACACCAATGTGGTTGATGAATGTCGATACCACCTTTCAGGGCTGTGTCACGTACTAGATCTCAAACCAAATAACCCTTATCTCCCAAGCAcaatcaaaacaccaaatggtCTCCTCAAATCTCCCATTCATCCAGTGGCAATTAGAGTCTGCCAGGATGCAGTGAGGATGATGGTTTGTGGTGTCTCAAAGCATTTTACATTTATGACTGGGGTATTTATCCGCTCCTCTGAGGGATTAACAATGAGTGAGACATTACAGCGAGCTTCTATTGTTTGTCTGGAGCATGTGAGGAATGCGAGGAGTCATAATGTCATCAGGATATCTGTGACCACAGAATAATCCTATTAATGTGCAGGGAAAATAAGTCAGTCAGTAGCCTGTAGTTTGCCAAGAGACACCTTTACAGATTTTCTACAGTACAGTGCTTTCCATCTTTCCCCTCTGTCAGAGCTATCTGAGGGCATGTTTTCCTGACGGCGTCCTCAGAACGCTCAGCTCTCTGCAGCCAAATCAGACAGTGTATTTGTCTAATCTGGCTGCTCCATGGAAGCCTGTTTATGTCAGGGCTTGCGTGTAGGTTTGATAGAGTTGAAGCACAGCGCTGTTCTGAATGTGGATATGATCCCCTTGCTGCGTGAGCATTTACaaggtttgtctgtgtgcttgtgcgcGTCAGCTTGTGTctagtgtgtgtatctgtttttaAGTGTGCACTTGAATGTATCTCGCTGCCTCTGTGGATGTGCGTCTCTAAGATTCTAATGCGCTGTCAGCTGGATTCCTCCCAGCTCATCATGGGCTGCACACTGGGTGTCAGTGTGAGTCTGACTCACTCTCATATGCTCTTCCCTGTGCTAATTTTTCGACTTGGCCGTGTCATGCTCACTTCCCACTCCTTGTGCTCCCCTAGCATTGCACTTGCtctatctatctttctctctctctccatctgtgctTTTTAGATGTGGATCACTTGCCTTCTCTCTTTGTGAACCTAAATTTTCCCTCATGAAACATCTGTCGGAGATGTTCCTCTCAAACCATCCCTACAACATTTGCACTCTCACCATGCTGCAGTGGCTAAACACCTTGGGAAGGCAGTTCTATACAAAGTagctctgaaataaaaaaacgccatataaACCTGAATTATGAGCAAAGAAATCCCTGCCTGAAAGACTTGCTATTTTCAATTCAACTAACCACCTGAAGCAGAAAATATGCTGTTAGGGAACTGACCCCTATAGATACCTCTGAAACACCACATTCCTTTAGATATTAGACAGTTGAACTATCTGCTCTATAGAACTAAATTCAAAAGGGCCAACTGAAGAACTGGGAAACATTACATCATGAAATATATATGCGTCCAAATATTTACTCTCTTTTGACATTTGACAACCACCCCAGTTCAAACAAATTGATCTGGTGACATACTTCGTGTACAAAGCCCCTCAGTGCAGTTTTTGCTCTCCATCATGCTGCCGCTGCAGTGCTTTCCTCCGTTCCTGGGTGGGGGGGCTTGGCACTCACGACTGCGCCAGTGGGTGCACTCTGTCCCACAGGCTGACCACTTTGCCCACTCTGTCCAGCCTCCATCCACTGGAATGAGACAGTGGAGATGTGAGTCATTTTATATCTAACCAACAGCTAAATACTACCATCACGCCAGGCAGAGGGGGATTGGGAATGACATTATAATGCAGCATGATGCATATGTAATAGCTTGAAGTGCGTAACTTCTTTGGACTTTGGAGTCAGGGTGGTCCTACACAGGGAGCAAAGCAATAAAAACCAGAATGGTGTGTGACAGTAAATCATAACACTGTTCTTGATGTACATTCCATTTCCATGATGAAATCACAGCAGGTACACGACCAAATGCTATTCTGTCCTGGTTGGCTGAAGTTTTAAAATTCATCCTTTTATTTCCTGCACAATGGCCCATTTAGGAAATTTCCTGATATTCCAGTGCATGAGTACTTTGTCTGAAAATGTTGTAAATAATACCGATCTTCACCTGGGCACAGAGTGGTGCAGGTCACTCTCTGGAAGGGTGGACCCTCGCAGAAGGCTCCTCCATTCAGAGGGGCAGGATTGGTACAGCTGCGTGTTCGTCGCTGCCAGCCCCGCCCGCACTGAGCATTACACTCTGACCATTCAGTCCAAGAAGACCAACCTCCActcactgacagagagacagacataaaAACGGGCAAAGTGTCATGATTAACTGACCAACCTCCCAAAATCTAATATTTCATAGTTCTGCATCATAGCTgacatgtaagaaaaaaaacctatGTTACCATAAACGATGAGAGTAGCTGTGCTGCTGCGTCTTTTGGCCACCACATTACGAGCCACACAGGTGTAGTTGGCGGTGTCTGAGAGTCTGGCCTGCTTGATGATCAGATCATGATCAATGGTGATCAGGAAGTTGGAGTCCTGTGATGGATCAATGACATCCTCGTTCTTCAGCCAGTCCACCTGTAGAGAAGCAGGAATAGACACGTACACTCCACTGGAATAAAAACTTTGTTCCAAGAATTTagttgaaaatataaaactctCACACTCTAAACCCTCTGTGTTATTTCAATTTGGAATGATGGACTTCCTTTAATTCTTTTGGCAGATATTTCCTCACATAAATCATTGCAAAAATCTGCAGGTGCGTTTGCATAACAATGAATCTGCACGCCACACACAGACCCCTTCAGCAAACACTATAACCCTGCAGCCGTGGCAACACGCTTCACACGCTGCATTTGGTATTGATCAATCATTGTCAATATTTAATCATTCTTAGTTTAGAAAAATAGAATTTGTGGCTTCTTAGGTCaaactgacttttatttttgacacaTCCTCCTTACTAATGGACAAAACATCACCAGTTAAACGCTCTCCTGTGATCACATACTGTGCTTTTTCGCTTTCACGCAATGTACTTTTTATGCCACATAATAAACATATTATTAAGCCACTAAAAAGAACAATACAGCTTGGCAGAGCATAAATATTTACTAAGTAATAAAAATCTACATTTCtgaataatttgttttcttttttaatgtattgtttcactgctgttttaCGAGAGCATTAAAACTGTCTGATGTGCTGTACAGTTAGAGCAGCTTAGTgttaaaacatgacacaaagtGGATTTAAGCACAGCCTTTTTTGCTTCGTTGCTTAAATAACTGAGCATATTATTACTGATCATTCTATGTTTtagggagttttttttcttgattgtGCCATGAAGCTGGATAGACTTAAATCTCACAAAATACATTAAACTTTACATTAAACCATGAAATACAAATGTATTTGAACTATTTATTATCCATCAGTATCAAGAACACAAATTTAACCCCAAAGACGACCAAATGAAATGGGCAGGCGATGAGAACGGGGATGAGGAGGGGGAGATCTACCTCAGCAGCTGGCATGCCCTCTGGGGGGCgacactgcagcagcacttcCTGCTCGAGTCGCACCTCCCGCCCCAGTGGCTCCTGCTCAAAGTTCTTCCTCAGGTCTACAGTGGGCGACACAGATGTAGTCAGCAATTAGTGATGGCTGCCTCATGACAGCAGAGTGACACCATGTTTATCTTAGTGACATTGgttgtcacacagacacacacaaacacacacgcaccagGCAAAGCCTCAAAAAGCCTCTGTCactgtggcattttttttcttcatactCTCATAAACATGCACAGTGTCAATCACACTACGCCACACATTACCACGGGGGACTAAGATGGAGCGCTACAGCAAATCTATTTGCATATACACTTAAGCTGACACATATGACAAGAGAACATTTGCCcttctgctgtctcttttccttccttccttccttccttccttccttccttcctttctttctttcagtctcacaaacacacacatacacacactcagcacatacacacagccttGATACTGACATGCAATGCGAACATAGGCACGGTTGCTCTTGGTGGTGCCAGCCGAGCTCCAGGCCACACACTGGCACCAGTAGTCCTCCAGCCCAAACAGCTCCTCCACCTGGGTCCTCGACACCGAGATGTCCACCTCCCTCACCACCAGACCtgtgcagagagagggagcgtgagagagagaagatagTGAGGCATATTTTTCACAGTGCATATAAATAATGCATTGGCTGGAGGCCAAAAGCAGTTAATGTGCACATAAAAACCCTATAGGAGCTAATGGATTCTTTAGTTGAAAATGATGTTTGTAATTGAGGATgatgtttatgtctgtgaaaTACAAGGTGACATTAcaacgtgtgtgtgtagttgtgtttaGAGTACACCtctctttgtgtatttgtgtaagCATCACCTGTGAGCTGGTCCAGGCTCTCTCTGGTGACGTGATCGTTCTGATTGACCCATTCTCCGTTGCATTTGAAGTAGATCTGTGTGGCTGGCGACGCCCGGCACCGTAGCTGGACCGGCCGGTTCTTTACGATGAAAGCGTCCTCCGGCTCCAGGAGGAATTCTGGGAGAGGTTCTGCCGGTGCTGACGGGAAGGAGTCGGGGAGGACCTCGGCCTCGCTGTAGTCGCTGctctctgaaaaacacagaagtgaTTAGGATGATTGCCCTTCAATGGAAAGACCTAAGTTAATGCGCCTGCCAGCTGGAGGTGTACTCGAGAAGTGCAAAGAGTCTCCATCGGTATCTGGATGGCCAATCTGTAGCTGATTCTGCACTCTGACCTCCCTGTTGGGGAGGCaaagaataaacaaaatgacaaattcGTCCCATGGGGATCAATAAGCTATCACATAACTGGagggagtatgtgtgtgtgtgtgacagcttgTCTTGTGTGTCCCAGTCCAGCTTTAGGGCAAGTATGAACAATTCTGTCACTGTATACGTTAAGGAAACCCTGTTAGTGTAATTCAAGGAGACATTTAAGGTGCTGACAGTTTGCACCATAAATGGAGGGACACAGTGACATTTTCGCCTCCCTGTATTGCTGGTAATCTGGTCAATGCAAGCCTCCTGATCTGGTCTCGCTGAACAAGTCCATGCCTCTCAGCTGGGGAGGAGAGCTGCTGACCTTCCACAGACAAGTCCTGTTGATCGCACATTATCCCTTGACATTTCCGATGTGACACATCACCCCTGGCGATGCTGCAAAGAGGCTCTCCTGGCAGGAAGGACGCGATATTTCTGACCTCTTCACTCTGACTTGTTACTCTAATAATGACGGATAGATCCCAGGCAGTATATCAATGCTGCAATGTTACTGGCTACTACTGTTTTCTCAGCAGTAGACAGAGTTATGTGTCTGGATTGATAACTTTGCTCTGTGCTCCATTGTTCTCAAAAATTTAAACTATGACACAAGCTCAACCACAACTCGTGTGTCCGTCAACTGGATTGCACCCTTCTGTACTTGAGCAAAGCATTGAAGCACAGGCAGGCTGGAGGAAAACCTTGTGACATAACGCTTGCAACAGCAGGATTGCAGCCTCCTCCTGCCATAAAGAATAACCTGAACAGGGTATAGTTATAATGACCTGCCTGAACCCTGACACTTatagcacacaaacacaactacaCTTTCTTAAGGTATGCTTCAAAAGCCAAAATTGaaatgtcttctctctctttatgtctTAAACAT
This region includes:
- the unc5b gene encoding netrin receptor UNC5B isoform X2 yields the protein MLSVRMQRDQGLGPLVLCLLLGGYVVSGTESSDYSEAEVLPDSFPSAPAEPLPEFLLEPEDAFIVKNRPVQLRCRASPATQIYFKCNGEWVNQNDHVTRESLDQLTGLVVREVDISVSRTQVEELFGLEDYWCQCVAWSSAGTTKSNRAYVRIAYLRKNFEQEPLGREVRLEQEVLLQCRPPEGMPAAEVDWLKNEDVIDPSQDSNFLITIDHDLIIKQARLSDTANYTCVARNVVAKRRSSTATLIVYVSGGWSSWTEWSECNAQCGRGWQRRTRSCTNPAPLNGGAFCEGPPFQRVTCTTLCPVDGGWTEWAKWSACGTECTHWRSRECQAPPPRNGGKHCSGSMMESKNCTEGLCTRNKKISIEHASHPLAPSMGVAVYAGLVVALLLCVILALCVGGLAYRRRRRHLHGDITDSSSALTTAFHPGNYKPPRQAPPDLTATAGAFRGPLFSLQQGVNDSPHKIPMTTSPLLDPLPSLKIKVYNSSTLSSLELPADMGSGDGEILSLKSVGTVGREREYHSHTLSREPGLSTSATLGNLGGRLTIPNTGVSLLVPPGTIPQGKFYEMYLIINKWDKTTLPSEGSQTVLSPVVSCGPSGMLLNRPVVLTLPHCAQLDTPTPDWTLTLKTQTHQGAWEEVLTVGEETLSSPCYLQLEEECCHVLMEQLGTYGLVGQSCPPQPACKRLQLALFAPRAPCLSLDYSLRIYCIHDTPHALKEVLDLERSLGGVLLEDPKPLLFKDSYHNLRLSIHDIPHTHWRSKLLAKYQEIPFYHIWSGSQRPLHCTFSLERGSLAVSQLTCKICVRQVEGEGQIFQLHTDIQETLPPHSPLPSGGTCLPSSQVGPYAFRLPDSIRQKICASLDAPSARGCDWRLLARSLGFDRYLNYFATKPSPTGVLLDLWEACHQGDADLVSLATALEEMGKSEVLVVMTTDGDC
- the unc5b gene encoding netrin receptor UNC5B isoform X1; translated protein: MLSVRMQRDQGLGPLVLCLLLGGYVVSGTESSDYSEAEVLPDSFPSAPAEPLPEFLLEPEDAFIVKNRPVQLRCRASPATQIYFKCNGEWVNQNDHVTRESLDQLTGLVVREVDISVSRTQVEELFGLEDYWCQCVAWSSAGTTKSNRAYVRIAYLRKNFEQEPLGREVRLEQEVLLQCRPPEGMPAAEVDWLKNEDVIDPSQDSNFLITIDHDLIIKQARLSDTANYTCVARNVVAKRRSSTATLIVYVSGGWSSWTEWSECNAQCGRGWQRRTRSCTNPAPLNGGAFCEGPPFQRVTCTTLCPVDGGWTEWAKWSACGTECTHWRSRECQAPPPRNGGKHCSGSMMESKNCTEGLCTRNKKISIEHASHPLAPSMGVAVYAGLVVALLLCVILALCVGGLAYRRRRRHLHGDITDSSSALTTAFHPGNYKPPRQDNPHPLHPSAPPDLTATAGAFRGPLFSLQQGVNDSPHKIPMTTSPLLDPLPSLKIKVYNSSTLSSLELPADMGSGDGEILSLKSVGTVGREREYHSHTLSREPGLSTSATLGNLGGRLTIPNTGVSLLVPPGTIPQGKFYEMYLIINKWDKTTLPSEGSQTVLSPVVSCGPSGMLLNRPVVLTLPHCAQLDTPTPDWTLTLKTQTHQGAWEEVLTVGEETLSSPCYLQLEEECCHVLMEQLGTYGLVGQSCPPQPACKRLQLALFAPRAPCLSLDYSLRIYCIHDTPHALKEVLDLERSLGGVLLEDPKPLLFKDSYHNLRLSIHDIPHTHWRSKLLAKYQEIPFYHIWSGSQRPLHCTFSLERGSLAVSQLTCKICVRQVEGEGQIFQLHTDIQETLPPHSPLPSGGTCLPSSQVGPYAFRLPDSIRQKICASLDAPSARGCDWRLLARSLGFDRYLNYFATKPSPTGVLLDLWEACHQGDADLVSLATALEEMGKSEVLVVMTTDGDC